Proteins from a single region of Dyadobacter fanqingshengii:
- the thrC gene encoding threonine synthase codes for MIFYSTKTASIKATAEEAIFNSLPADNGLYMPESIPTLSSDFIANIETKTFNEIAIEITHTLFGDEITRSEIETIINTAYDFDAPILQINEQDYVLELFHGPSMAFKDFGARFMAAIMSYYLVRSKKEIKILVATSGDTGGAVAQGFYKIPGISVTILYPSGKVSDIQEKQLTTLGHNVTAIEVDGTFDDCQKLVKEAFLDPELNAKFNLASANSINIARLIPQSFYYFSAYAQLKRLGKPIVFAIPSGNFGNLSAGLLAYRMGLPVEHFVAATNLNNAVPRYLESGTYEPLPSIETISNAMDVGNPSNFVRLKRFFADDWELATEKVSGFYFDNEQTRNAMREVFKKSGYVMCPHTAVAFQGLEEYRKQNASGFTGVFLSTAHPAKFIELVEETLEKQIEIPERLGSLLSIEKVATQMNASFSNFKTLLMNTLN; via the coding sequence ATGATATTCTATAGTACAAAAACGGCCAGTATCAAGGCCACGGCCGAAGAAGCCATCTTCAACAGCCTGCCTGCCGATAACGGGCTTTATATGCCGGAATCCATCCCTACGCTTTCATCGGATTTTATAGCAAATATTGAAACGAAGACATTCAATGAAATTGCTATTGAGATAACGCATACCCTATTCGGAGACGAAATTACAAGAAGCGAAATTGAAACCATCATAAATACCGCTTATGATTTCGATGCGCCGATTCTGCAGATTAATGAACAGGACTACGTTTTAGAGCTCTTTCATGGCCCTTCCATGGCTTTTAAAGACTTTGGAGCGCGGTTTATGGCCGCGATAATGTCTTATTATTTGGTACGATCAAAAAAGGAAATAAAGATATTAGTTGCCACATCCGGGGATACGGGCGGAGCAGTTGCACAAGGATTTTACAAAATTCCCGGCATTTCTGTCACCATACTTTATCCAAGTGGCAAGGTCAGTGATATTCAGGAAAAACAACTTACTACGCTTGGTCATAATGTTACGGCGATTGAAGTCGACGGAACATTTGATGATTGCCAGAAATTGGTCAAGGAAGCTTTCCTCGATCCCGAACTGAATGCAAAATTCAACCTTGCTTCCGCTAACTCCATTAATATAGCGCGTCTGATCCCACAGTCATTCTATTATTTCTCGGCTTATGCGCAGTTGAAAAGGCTCGGTAAGCCCATTGTTTTTGCTATACCAAGCGGAAACTTTGGAAATCTGAGCGCAGGACTTCTCGCCTATCGAATGGGCTTGCCGGTGGAACACTTCGTTGCAGCCACTAACTTGAACAATGCAGTCCCGAGATATCTGGAAAGCGGAACATACGAACCGTTGCCTTCAATAGAAACCATATCCAATGCAATGGACGTTGGTAACCCAAGCAATTTTGTGAGACTTAAAAGATTCTTCGCTGATGACTGGGAATTGGCTACTGAGAAAGTTTCCGGATTTTATTTTGATAATGAGCAGACAAGAAATGCAATGCGTGAAGTTTTCAAAAAATCCGGATATGTAATGTGCCCACACACTGCAGTTGCTTTTCAAGGTCTTGAGGAATATCGCAAACAAAATGCGTCCGGCTTCACCGGTGTGTTTCTTTCAACTGCTCATCCTGCAAAATTTATCGAGCTTGTAGAAGAAACATTGGAAAAACAGATAGAAATACCCGAAAGACTTGGTTCACTGCTTTCCATTGAAAAAGTGGCAACACAAATGAATGCCTCTTTTTCTAATTTTAAAACACTGTTAATGAATACATTAAACTGA
- a CDS encoding tetratricopeptide repeat protein: protein MKKVSRWVLIYMLLSGAAAVGQTEKEMAEEYFKNNDCPKALTYYSSFLKTTFEKNALKNYTNCIIKTKTWGDGEQFFKKQIKGDAPNASWYHLYWGVLLEGQGKSQEATKKIEQSIAASGARIELKRDLAEEFRAINKPEWAKQILIEAREAAKRTDIFQLELASVYRDLNAPEQMIDELLSYGMRYQNIEVVQNMLQDFTKDEKEQALLEKVLYDKIQKFPSEGFYNELLIWYQIQKKDFYKAFIQERSLDKRFKHNGARLYNLGMLALQNLDYNNAGTIFDHLVKEYPKGQLYPVARRMAIFAREEQVKNTYPIKRSEVQKLLGQYQQLVDELGVNVRTVEALRNMAILNAFYMDDFKKAIEILDTAIDAGKQEKNFVDKCKLDLGDIYLLQGEPWEATLVYSQVEKSQKDDLLGYEAKLRNAKLHYFKGEFELAKAVLDILKKATSREIANDANELSLLIMDNTGLDSTEAAMKQYSSVELLLFQNKKYEAIDTLKHLYTKYQNHSLADEILWLTAKTYIKLDSNQQAMENLKVLTTKYGHDIYGDDALFASAKLYQEKLKDKDLAMKLYQELMEKYPGSIFVAESRKRFRLLRGDVIN from the coding sequence ATGAAAAAGGTTTCGAGATGGGTGTTGATATACATGCTTCTTTCCGGGGCCGCCGCGGTGGGGCAGACCGAGAAGGAGATGGCAGAGGAGTATTTTAAGAATAATGATTGTCCGAAAGCGCTGACTTATTACAGCAGCTTCCTGAAAACAACCTTTGAAAAGAACGCGCTGAAGAATTACACGAATTGCATCATTAAGACTAAGACTTGGGGTGATGGCGAGCAATTTTTCAAGAAGCAGATCAAAGGCGATGCGCCTAATGCGAGCTGGTATCATTTGTACTGGGGCGTGCTTCTGGAAGGCCAGGGGAAGTCTCAGGAGGCCACGAAAAAGATAGAGCAGAGCATTGCTGCATCAGGTGCGAGGATCGAGCTTAAACGCGATTTGGCGGAAGAATTCCGAGCCATCAATAAACCGGAATGGGCCAAGCAAATTCTCATCGAAGCAAGAGAGGCCGCCAAACGCACCGACATTTTCCAGCTGGAACTTGCTAGTGTATACCGCGACCTGAATGCGCCTGAACAAATGATTGATGAGCTGCTTTCTTACGGCATGCGGTATCAAAATATAGAAGTGGTTCAGAATATGCTGCAAGACTTTACGAAGGATGAGAAGGAACAGGCGTTATTGGAAAAAGTGCTTTATGACAAGATCCAGAAATTTCCCAGTGAAGGTTTTTACAATGAACTACTGATCTGGTATCAGATCCAGAAGAAGGATTTTTACAAAGCTTTTATTCAGGAAAGATCGCTGGACAAGCGTTTCAAACACAATGGTGCCAGGCTTTACAATCTTGGCATGCTTGCGCTTCAGAATCTCGATTACAATAACGCCGGAACCATCTTTGATCATCTGGTAAAGGAGTATCCCAAAGGTCAGCTTTATCCGGTTGCCAGGAGAATGGCCATTTTTGCGCGTGAAGAGCAAGTGAAAAACACTTATCCGATCAAGCGCAGTGAAGTGCAGAAACTCCTTGGACAGTATCAGCAGTTAGTGGATGAATTGGGGGTTAATGTCAGGACAGTGGAAGCGCTCAGGAATATGGCGATCCTGAATGCATTCTATATGGATGATTTTAAAAAGGCAATTGAAATACTGGATACGGCGATCGATGCCGGCAAGCAGGAAAAGAATTTTGTAGACAAATGCAAGCTTGACTTAGGCGATATCTACCTCTTGCAAGGCGAACCCTGGGAGGCAACATTGGTTTACTCACAAGTTGAAAAATCGCAGAAGGACGACTTGCTGGGTTACGAAGCTAAACTGAGAAATGCCAAGCTGCATTATTTTAAAGGAGAGTTTGAGCTGGCGAAAGCGGTGTTGGATATTTTGAAAAAAGCAACTTCCAGGGAAATCGCTAATGACGCGAATGAATTGTCGCTTCTTATTATGGATAACACCGGACTTGATAGTACGGAAGCTGCCATGAAGCAGTATTCGTCCGTGGAGTTGTTGTTATTCCAAAATAAAAAGTATGAGGCGATTGACACATTAAAACACCTCTATACAAAATATCAGAACCACAGCCTGGCTGACGAAATTCTTTGGCTGACCGCAAAGACTTACATCAAGCTCGACAGCAACCAGCAGGCCATGGAAAACTTGAAAGTGTTGACCACAAAATATGGTCACGACATTTATGGGGATGACGCCTTGTTCGCATCGGCAAAACTATATCAGGAAAAATTGAAGGACAAGGATCTTGCGATGAAGTTGTATCAGGAGTTGATGGAAAAATATCCGGGAAGCATTTTCGTCGCCGAGTCGAGAAAACGTTTTCGACTTTTACGGGGCGACGTTATCAATTAG